From the Quercus lobata isolate SW786 chromosome 6, ValleyOak3.0 Primary Assembly, whole genome shotgun sequence genome, one window contains:
- the LOC115950290 gene encoding uncharacterized protein LOC115950290, which translates to MPVDKILAQIKDEHYLKWPRPLHSSPNVYDKKKYCWFHKDHSHYTEHCRDPKEQIEELIWNGKLQKYVKKGESSRFRGDNKNQREFSPSDEDHTSQHPPNVIGEIKMITGGPSTGGSFKSLKKAYQRQVNSVHRMPPFKQRWTDQDMCFSDEDARGVKQPYDDPLVIMLVIEGFNTRRILVDNGSSADIIYLSVFQQLKLDLGRLRPFDSPFVSFSGDRVYPKGIMSLTVIVGAHLR; encoded by the coding sequence atgcctgttgacaaaattttggcGCAGATTAAGGATgagcattatctcaaatggccAAGGCCATTACATTCGTCCCCTAACGTCTATGACAAGAAGAAGTACTGCTGGTTCCACAAGGATCACAGCCACTACACAGAGCATTGCAGGGACCCAAAGGAACAGATAGAGGAGCTTATATGGAATGGGAAACTGCAGAAGTATGTGAAAAAGGGGGAATCCAGTAGATTTAGAGGCGATAACAAGAACCAGCGTGAATTTTCACCTAGCGACGAGGATCACACGTCCCAACACCCACCAAATGTGATCGGGGAAATCAAGATGATCACAGGTGGCCCATCCACGGGTGGGTCGTTCAAATCCTTAAAGAAAGCGTATCAAAGGCAGGTGAACAGCGTCCATAGGATGCCCCCATTTAAACAGAGATGGACGGACCAAGACATGTGTTTCTCAGATGAAGATGCTAGGGGGGTGAAGCAACCTTATGACGATCCTTTGGTCATAATGCTCGTGATAGAAGGATTCAATACCAGGAGAATTCTTGTGGATAATGGTAGCTCAGCTGACATCATATACCTCTCTGTTTTCCAGCAGCTGAAGCTAGATCTAGGAAGGCTACGCCCATTTGACTCTCCCTTCGTCAGTTTCAGTGGAGACAGGGTGTATCCCAAAGGTATAATGTCACTGACGGTGATAGTGGGGGCTCACCTGAGATAA